Proteins found in one Paenibacillus dendritiformis genomic segment:
- a CDS encoding TrkH family potassium uptake protein translates to MTLLKKRTLHWTPARVLVTGFLFIISIGTLLLKLPVSLAPGHSISFVDALFTATSAVCVTGLVVVDVGTTFSPFGQGVIISLVQIGGIGFMSVALLFYLMLGKKISLRERLILQESINANSMEGIVRTIRRVIIFVVIIQSSATVVLTLHWGQTMPLGQSFTYSLFHSISLFNNAGFDLFGDSFQQFAEDGVTNLVAFFLVIAGGLGFIVLAELYDYPKKRRLSLHSKVVLSMTALLVVGGAVLLFIFEFSNSYTLGSMSWEGKIYASFFQSVSTRSSGTVTLDVADMRQVTQFFLIMLMFVGASPGSAGGGIKTTTFAILMAAVYAMLKGREDAVLFRHRLPKDLIIKALTVIFLALFMVLSVSMLLAVTEDVPFISILFDTVSAVATVGMSMGLTPELSPFGKLVIAMTMFIGRIGPMTLAYALGNRREQSLYRYPEGKIMIG, encoded by the coding sequence ATGACCCTGTTGAAAAAAAGAACGCTGCACTGGACGCCCGCCCGCGTGCTGGTGACGGGTTTTCTCTTTATTATTTCAATCGGAACCCTGCTGCTGAAGCTGCCTGTCTCGCTGGCGCCGGGTCATTCCATTTCCTTCGTGGACGCCTTATTTACAGCGACTTCCGCCGTCTGCGTAACCGGGCTGGTCGTCGTCGATGTCGGCACGACCTTTTCTCCCTTTGGGCAGGGAGTCATTATTTCCCTCGTCCAGATCGGGGGCATCGGCTTCATGTCGGTGGCCCTTCTGTTCTATCTCATGCTGGGCAAAAAAATATCGCTCCGCGAACGCCTGATCCTGCAGGAGTCGATCAACGCCAACAGCATGGAAGGGATTGTGCGCACGATTCGGCGGGTCATCATCTTCGTCGTCATCATCCAATCGTCGGCCACCGTCGTACTGACGCTGCATTGGGGACAGACGATGCCGCTCGGCCAATCGTTCACGTATAGTCTTTTCCATTCGATATCCCTGTTCAACAATGCGGGCTTCGACCTGTTCGGCGACAGCTTCCAGCAGTTCGCAGAGGATGGCGTGACCAATCTCGTCGCCTTCTTCCTGGTCATCGCGGGCGGTCTCGGCTTCATCGTGCTGGCGGAGCTGTATGACTACCCGAAGAAGCGGCGGCTCTCTCTGCACTCCAAGGTCGTCCTGTCGATGACGGCGCTTCTCGTCGTGGGCGGCGCGGTGCTGCTCTTCATCTTCGAATTCTCGAACAGCTATACGCTCGGATCGATGAGCTGGGAAGGCAAGATCTACGCTTCCTTCTTCCAGTCGGTCTCGACCCGTTCCTCGGGCACCGTAACGCTGGATGTGGCGGATATGCGCCAGGTGACGCAGTTTTTCCTGATTATGCTCATGTTCGTCGGCGCTTCGCCCGGCTCTGCGGGCGGCGGTATTAAGACGACGACGTTCGCGATTCTGATGGCGGCCGTCTATGCGATGCTGAAGGGACGCGAGGATGCCGTGCTGTTCCGCCACCGCCTGCCGAAGGATCTGATCATCAAGGCGCTGACCGTGATTTTCCTGGCGCTGTTCATGGTGCTGTCGGTCTCGATGCTGCTGGCGGTCACTGAGGATGTGCCGTTCATCAGCATTCTGTTCGATACCGTATCGGCCGTAGCGACGGTAGGCATGTCGATGGGACTGACCCCCGAGCTGTCTCCCTTCGGGAAGCTCGTCATCGCCATGACGATGTTCATCGGCAGAATCGGGCCGATGACGCTCGCCTACGCGCTCGGCAACCGCCGGGAGCAATCGCTCTATCGCTACCCGGAAGGGAAAATCATGATTGGATAA
- a CDS encoding MFS transporter gives MNSKPIAASRPAPDLLKQASPQQDTVFRILLAISFVHLFNDSIQAVIPAIFPILKDTMRLSYGQIGWIAFAINFTASIMQPVVGYAADRRPTPALLPIGMTFTFFGVLLLALAPNYGLVLLAVILVGLGSAAFHPEGMRVAHMAAGHRKGLAQSIFQVGGNTGQSLAPMLTKWVFIPFGQIGALGFTFIAGAGIAVQMYIARWYRGMLDAGYTFAKRHQQRKMDPARRKSITWATLILVVIVFVRSWYGAAIGSYYAFYLMEDYKLTLDQAQLYIFLFLGAGAVGTFFGGPLADRFGRRNLILASMLGTAPLALLLPFVNLFWAGVLLALTGFILLSSFSVTVIYAQLLHPGNIGTVSGLITGFAFGMGGVGALALGYFIDGFGISQIMIICGFLPLLGVLALLLPKDRTLNEWAQDAEA, from the coding sequence ATGAACAGCAAACCGATAGCCGCCTCGCGCCCTGCGCCCGATCTGCTCAAGCAGGCAAGCCCGCAGCAGGATACGGTCTTCCGCATTCTGCTGGCCATCAGCTTCGTCCATCTGTTCAATGATTCGATTCAAGCCGTTATTCCCGCGATTTTTCCGATATTGAAGGATACGATGCGGCTCTCGTACGGACAGATCGGCTGGATCGCCTTCGCGATCAACTTCACCGCTTCGATTATGCAGCCGGTTGTCGGCTATGCGGCCGATCGGCGGCCGACGCCGGCGCTGCTGCCCATCGGCATGACGTTCACGTTCTTCGGTGTGCTGCTCTTGGCGCTGGCGCCGAATTACGGGCTGGTTCTGCTGGCCGTCATCCTCGTCGGACTCGGCTCGGCCGCCTTCCATCCCGAAGGAATGCGCGTTGCCCATATGGCCGCCGGACATCGCAAAGGCCTTGCCCAATCTATTTTTCAGGTGGGCGGCAACACCGGGCAATCCCTTGCCCCGATGCTGACCAAGTGGGTATTTATCCCCTTCGGTCAGATAGGAGCGCTCGGCTTCACCTTCATCGCGGGGGCCGGCATCGCCGTGCAGATGTACATCGCACGCTGGTACCGCGGCATGCTCGACGCCGGATACACCTTCGCGAAGCGCCATCAGCAGCGCAAGATGGACCCGGCAAGGCGCAAAAGCATTACCTGGGCGACCCTGATTCTCGTCGTGATCGTCTTCGTCCGTTCCTGGTACGGGGCAGCCATCGGCAGCTATTACGCATTCTATTTAATGGAAGACTATAAGCTTACGTTGGATCAGGCCCAATTGTATATCTTTCTGTTCCTGGGAGCAGGTGCGGTAGGCACCTTCTTCGGCGGGCCGCTGGCGGATCGGTTCGGCCGCCGCAATCTCATATTGGCCTCGATGCTCGGCACCGCGCCCCTGGCGCTGCTGCTGCCGTTCGTCAATCTGTTCTGGGCCGGGGTGCTGCTGGCCCTTACGGGCTTCATCCTGCTCTCCAGCTTCTCGGTGACCGTCATCTACGCGCAGCTCCTCCATCCGGGCAATATCGGCACGGTCTCCGGTCTTATCACCGGGTTCGCCTTCGGCATGGGCGGAGTCGGGGCCTTGGCGCTCGGCTACTTCATCGACGGCTTCGGCATTAGCCAGATTATGATCATCTGCGGCTTCCTGCCGCTCCTGGGCGTTCTCGCTCTGCTGCTGCCCAAGGATCGCACGCTGAATGAATGGGCGCAAGATGCCGAAGCATAA
- a CDS encoding EamA family transporter, which produces MGSWLWFALLSAAMAALVSLFGKLGMKNVDPDTATAVRAVIMAVFLLGVLAIQGKLTQVGEVLANRKALLYIVLSGVAGALSWLFYFIAIQKGEVSKVAPVDKLSVVLAVGLAFLFLGERLSLVASLGVLLITVGVIMTALG; this is translated from the coding sequence ATGGGAAGCTGGTTATGGTTCGCCCTGCTGTCCGCCGCGATGGCGGCGCTCGTCTCGCTCTTCGGCAAGCTTGGCATGAAGAATGTCGATCCGGATACCGCCACCGCCGTACGGGCGGTCATTATGGCCGTGTTCCTGTTGGGCGTGCTGGCCATTCAGGGCAAGCTGACACAGGTGGGGGAGGTTCTAGCCAACCGGAAGGCGCTGCTCTATATCGTGCTGAGCGGGGTAGCGGGTGCGCTGTCATGGCTGTTCTACTTCATTGCGATTCAGAAAGGGGAAGTGTCGAAGGTGGCGCCGGTCGACAAGCTCAGCGTCGTGTTGGCCGTGGGGCTTGCTTTTCTGTTCCTGGGGGAGCGCTTGTCGCTTGTCGCCAGCCTGGGCGTGCTGCTGATTACCGTCGGAGTGATTATGACGGCGCTCGGCTGA
- a CDS encoding ABC transporter ATP-binding protein: MEPIIEARALTKMFANQSALRSLDFAVYRGETFGFLGPSGSGKTTTIKILTAQLLPTSGTARVFGQDVARMTEAERYQHLSRIGILTDNSTLYDRLSVQDNLEMFCKLYQVPANRVPEALEQVNLANERHTIVKNLSKGMKQRVTLARALLHRPEILFLDEPTSALDPGSTRRIHESLKELNRAGTTIFLSTHDMEEAETLCDRIAFLHQGRISAMDTPQLLRRRYADATITVTTTDGSYQVACDEEGARRVSESMTSGKLVSIHSNEPSLSDIFIKVTGGAVL; this comes from the coding sequence ATGGAACCTATTATCGAAGCCCGCGCGCTGACCAAAATGTTCGCCAACCAATCCGCGCTGCGGTCGCTCGACTTCGCCGTGTACAGAGGAGAGACATTCGGCTTTCTCGGTCCCAGCGGCTCCGGCAAGACGACCACGATTAAAATATTGACCGCTCAACTGTTGCCTACATCCGGGACAGCGCGCGTATTCGGGCAGGATGTCGCCCGTATGACGGAAGCGGAGCGCTACCAACATTTGTCCCGCATCGGCATCCTGACCGACAACAGCACGCTGTACGACCGGCTGTCGGTGCAGGACAATCTGGAAATGTTCTGCAAGCTGTACCAGGTGCCCGCCAACAGAGTGCCGGAAGCACTGGAACAGGTCAATCTGGCGAACGAACGGCACACCATCGTCAAAAACCTGTCCAAAGGAATGAAACAGCGCGTCACGCTGGCCCGGGCCCTGCTTCATCGGCCGGAGATTCTGTTCCTGGATGAGCCGACGTCGGCGCTCGATCCGGGGAGCACCCGCCGCATTCATGAATCGTTGAAGGAATTGAATCGCGCTGGGACGACCATCTTTCTCTCCACGCACGATATGGAAGAAGCAGAGACGCTCTGCGATCGGATCGCTTTCCTGCACCAGGGGCGCATCAGCGCCATGGATACGCCGCAGCTGCTTCGCCGCCGCTATGCGGACGCCACGATTACGGTCACGACCACGGACGGGTCATACCAGGTGGCCTGCGATGAGGAAGGCGCGCGCCGCGTCTCTGAGTCGATGACATCCGGGAAGCTGGTGTCCATTCACTCCAATGAACCGTCGTTAAGCGATATTTTTATAAAAGTTACTGGGGGAGCCGTATTATGA
- a CDS encoding solute carrier family 23 protein, protein MEPSTKSNNLIVGVDDKIGVGKAFILGLQHVLAMDLYIAPIVIAGLLSLSASDTSFFIQMCFLGTGIATLIQTGFGLRLPVVQGPSYVPIGAMGAIGSKLGLGAMTGSLIPGALLIALLGMPLKWFAKAVRRVIPPLVGGTVILIVGISLMPVGMSNIYRAEGDLWTNVLIAAVSAGALIICMLLGRRSKGLGTVSRLISVIVAIVVGTITASFFGTVDFTPVAEAELLAIPSFFPFGAPVFDISAILTMVFVYFIILIETTGTWFVISQVTGKELTDERLNRAAAGEGLGCFAGALFGGTPMTGYSSNAGLIAVTGVGSRMAIMAGGFILLLLGLVPKLSTAITCIPEPVINGIFGVVCVAIVVNGLKVIQLIDLDERAMMIIGVPVLLTMAVTVLPKDALVGLPDFAVYILSSGITVGAIAALVLNLIIPGGRAASAKEAPTDTAA, encoded by the coding sequence ATGGAACCGTCAACCAAGTCGAACAACCTTATCGTTGGAGTGGATGATAAGATCGGCGTCGGGAAGGCTTTTATTTTGGGCTTGCAGCATGTATTGGCTATGGATTTGTACATTGCACCAATCGTTATCGCCGGTCTGCTCAGTCTCAGTGCGTCGGACACTTCCTTTTTTATTCAAATGTGCTTTCTGGGAACAGGCATCGCGACCTTGATCCAGACCGGCTTCGGGCTCCGTCTGCCTGTCGTTCAGGGACCGTCTTATGTGCCTATCGGGGCTATGGGCGCGATAGGCAGCAAGCTGGGGCTCGGCGCGATGACCGGAAGCCTGATTCCCGGGGCACTGCTTATTGCCCTGCTGGGCATGCCGTTGAAATGGTTCGCCAAGGCGGTTCGCCGCGTCATTCCTCCGCTGGTCGGCGGTACGGTTATTCTCATTGTCGGTATTTCGCTTATGCCGGTCGGCATGAGCAATATTTATAGGGCGGAAGGCGATCTGTGGACGAATGTGCTGATTGCCGCCGTCTCCGCGGGCGCGCTTATTATCTGCATGCTGCTCGGCCGCCGTTCGAAGGGGCTGGGCACGGTGTCGCGCCTGATTTCCGTTATCGTCGCGATCGTGGTCGGCACGATTACCGCTTCGTTCTTCGGTACGGTCGACTTCACCCCGGTCGCTGAGGCGGAATTGCTGGCGATTCCGAGCTTCTTCCCGTTCGGAGCTCCGGTCTTCGACATAAGCGCTATCTTGACGATGGTCTTCGTCTATTTCATTATTCTGATCGAGACGACCGGAACCTGGTTCGTCATCTCCCAAGTTACCGGCAAAGAGCTGACGGACGAGCGCTTGAACCGCGCTGCCGCCGGCGAGGGACTCGGCTGCTTCGCCGGCGCCCTGTTCGGAGGCACGCCGATGACCGGTTACTCCTCGAACGCCGGCCTGATCGCGGTGACGGGAGTAGGCAGCCGCATGGCGATTATGGCGGGTGGCTTCATCCTGCTCCTGCTCGGCCTCGTGCCGAAGCTGTCTACGGCGATCACCTGCATTCCGGAGCCGGTCATCAACGGCATTTTCGGCGTCGTCTGCGTAGCCATTGTCGTGAACGGCCTCAAGGTCATCCAACTGATTGACCTCGATGAACGCGCGATGATGATTATCGGGGTACCGGTCCTGCTGACGATGGCCGTGACGGTGCTGCCGAAGGACGCGCTGGTCGGTCTGCCTGACTTCGCCGTCTATATTTTATCCTCCGGCATTACCGTAGGCGCTATTGCTGCGCTCGTGCTGAACCTGATCATTCCGGGCGGGCGCGCCGCTTCCGCGAAGGAAGCGCCAACGGATACGGCGGCATAG
- a CDS encoding LytTR family transcriptional regulator DNA-binding domain-containing protein — MNSDSPARSGGLVLDHLYVAQGNSTLLDALHVTVQPGQCLAVQCNHVTGQLIMNVLAGTAAMSTGTVSWNGLPLHSPEAKSRISWIRQEDAVHERLTVREAVGLYMKLYNAFDKSRLESVLKLTGLWNKQNVRLGKCTEAEQRRFQLARAAAVKPELIIMEDPEFHLDLESCFLLRQWTRELCQEGIAFFMTVPSLESALTLTDTVLRWTPAGFKEVILDEDGSSQAAEGTAVLPQEAADDRSSAEAAPSAAKKQADGSLASESDTAAGGSPSTADAADGAGTPPGSQRHYPQIVFDKVPARVEDKIVLIDPLEMIYIESQDGVAHLHVQSGEYPCSMTLQDLEQKLKPFGFFRCHRSYLVNLQRVREVIIWSRNSYSLVLDDEKKSTVPLSKTKYEDMKAIMGIS; from the coding sequence ATGAACTCTGACTCCCCCGCCCGATCGGGCGGACTTGTTCTCGACCATCTCTATGTCGCTCAAGGCAATTCGACCCTCCTGGATGCGCTCCATGTCACGGTGCAGCCGGGCCAATGCCTGGCCGTACAATGCAACCATGTCACAGGCCAGCTCATCATGAATGTGTTGGCCGGCACGGCTGCCATGTCTACCGGAACGGTGAGCTGGAACGGCCTTCCCCTCCACTCTCCCGAAGCGAAATCCCGCATCAGCTGGATCCGTCAGGAGGATGCCGTGCATGAACGGTTGACCGTGCGCGAGGCTGTCGGATTGTATATGAAATTATATAATGCATTCGATAAATCAAGACTGGAATCCGTATTGAAGCTGACCGGACTATGGAACAAGCAGAACGTCCGGCTGGGCAAGTGCACGGAAGCGGAGCAGCGGCGCTTCCAGCTTGCCCGGGCCGCCGCGGTGAAGCCGGAGCTGATTATCATGGAGGACCCCGAATTCCATCTCGACCTGGAGAGCTGCTTCCTGCTGCGCCAATGGACTCGCGAGCTCTGTCAGGAAGGGATCGCCTTCTTCATGACCGTGCCTTCGCTGGAGAGCGCGCTGACGCTGACGGACACCGTCCTGCGCTGGACGCCGGCCGGCTTCAAGGAGGTCATCCTCGACGAAGACGGCTCCAGCCAAGCGGCGGAAGGAACGGCCGTCCTGCCTCAGGAAGCGGCGGACGACCGCTCCTCCGCCGAAGCAGCACCGAGCGCGGCCAAGAAGCAAGCGGACGGCTCCCTGGCTTCCGAATCGGATACCGCTGCCGGCGGTTCGCCTTCAACGGCAGATGCTGCGGACGGAGCCGGCACGCCGCCCGGCAGCCAGCGACACTATCCGCAAATTGTCTTCGACAAAGTGCCGGCACGCGTAGAGGATAAAATTGTGCTCATCGATCCGTTGGAGATGATCTATATCGAGAGCCAGGACGGAGTGGCTCATCTCCATGTCCAATCCGGCGAATATCCGTGCTCCATGACGCTGCAGGATCTGGAGCAGAAATTAAAGCCGTTCGGCTTTTTCCGCTGCCATCGTTCGTATCTGGTCAATCTGCAGCGCGTGCGCGAAGTCATCATCTGGTCACGCAACAGCTACAGCCTTGTGCTGGACGATGAGAAGAAGAGCACGGTGCCGCTCTCGAAGACCAAATATGAGGATATGAAGGCGATTATGGGCATTTCGTAA
- a CDS encoding ABC transporter permease yields the protein MTYAWKRISAIVEKEWKDCFRNPVLLSTAVLPIIFAFLFRGREEVGTSLPSMPINMALTMTGAFVLAMMVAEEKEKHTLRVLMLSPARPFEVLIGKSVIAALMTVAAIILTLLIADTPALSPLALIILLVPSIVMYLAIGTLIGLLSRTSTETSFLGMPLLLLFLMGPMFGSLLNHPAVDLMISYLPTEQLSLACFKLWNGGTLADALPHAGIIVVWMAACLLLCYTTYRAKRYDA from the coding sequence ATGACTTACGCATGGAAACGAATCTCGGCGATTGTCGAGAAAGAATGGAAGGATTGCTTCCGCAATCCCGTTCTGTTAAGCACGGCCGTTTTGCCGATTATATTCGCCTTTCTGTTCCGCGGCCGGGAGGAAGTGGGGACCAGCCTGCCGTCGATGCCAATCAATATGGCGCTGACGATGACAGGGGCCTTCGTGCTCGCGATGATGGTTGCCGAGGAGAAAGAAAAACATACGTTGCGGGTGCTGATGCTCTCGCCGGCCAGACCGTTCGAGGTGCTGATTGGCAAGAGCGTCATCGCTGCTTTAATGACGGTGGCAGCCATTATTTTGACCCTATTGATCGCGGATACGCCCGCCCTGTCTCCGCTTGCCCTTATCATTCTGCTTGTTCCAAGCATCGTGATGTATTTGGCGATCGGCACGCTGATCGGCTTGCTGTCCCGCACGTCGACGGAGACTTCCTTCCTCGGCATGCCGCTGCTCCTTCTCTTCCTGATGGGGCCCATGTTCGGCTCGCTGCTGAACCATCCGGCGGTCGACTTGATGATCAGCTATCTGCCGACGGAGCAGCTCTCCCTGGCTTGCTTCAAGCTGTGGAACGGCGGGACGCTGGCCGACGCGCTGCCGCATGCCGGCATCATCGTCGTCTGGATGGCCGCCTGCCTGCTCCTGTGCTACACGACGTACCGCGCAAAGCGGTATGACGCGTAG
- a CDS encoding formate/nitrite transporter family protein, translating into MAGYLKPQEIAAATVETGTAKARNPLSVMVILGFLAGAFIALGYLLYIRVTAGAPPEWGTITGLIGASLFPIGLILVLLGGGELLTGNMMAVPLARMKGRITTGEVARNLIVITLSNFLGAIFVAYFFGHIVGLTADGVYLEKTVSVAGHKLEEGFLQAFVSGIGCNWLVALAVWLSYGSKSFSGKVLGIWFPTMTFVAIGFQHVVANMFVIPAAIFEGYYSWGEYMMNFIPVWLGNLTGGAVFVAGAYCLAYLRPSSDAALPAQTSGTRASTSAASAAPATPASSSGSLDHSVTG; encoded by the coding sequence ATGGCAGGATACTTGAAGCCGCAGGAGATTGCGGCAGCGACGGTGGAGACAGGGACGGCCAAGGCCCGCAATCCGCTGTCGGTCATGGTGATATTGGGATTTCTGGCAGGCGCGTTCATCGCGCTGGGATACTTACTGTATATACGGGTGACGGCGGGCGCGCCGCCGGAGTGGGGAACGATCACCGGGCTTATCGGTGCCTCGCTTTTCCCGATCGGCCTCATCCTCGTCCTGCTGGGGGGCGGTGAGCTGCTGACCGGCAATATGATGGCCGTTCCATTGGCCCGGATGAAGGGTCGAATTACGACTGGCGAGGTCGCTCGCAATCTGATCGTGATTACGTTGAGCAACTTCTTGGGCGCGATCTTCGTCGCTTACTTCTTCGGGCATATCGTCGGTCTGACTGCCGATGGCGTCTATCTGGAGAAGACCGTGTCCGTCGCCGGACACAAGCTGGAAGAAGGCTTCCTGCAAGCGTTCGTCTCGGGCATCGGCTGCAACTGGCTTGTCGCGCTGGCGGTGTGGCTGTCTTACGGCTCCAAAAGCTTCAGCGGCAAAGTATTGGGCATCTGGTTCCCGACGATGACGTTCGTGGCCATCGGCTTCCAGCACGTGGTGGCCAACATGTTCGTCATTCCGGCAGCCATCTTCGAAGGCTATTACAGCTGGGGAGAATATATGATGAACTTCATCCCCGTTTGGCTCGGCAACCTCACCGGCGGTGCCGTCTTCGTGGCCGGCGCATACTGCCTGGCCTATTTGCGGCCGAGTTCGGATGCGGCCCTGCCGGCTCAGACTTCCGGGACGCGTGCTTCCACATCTGCCGCATCGGCGGCTCCAGCTACGCCGGCTTCCTCCTCAGGCAGCCTTGACCACTCTGTCACGGGGTAA
- a CDS encoding DUF1540 domain-containing protein yields MAKDVLCEVNSCKYWAAGNKCNASSIYVVNRRGRQASNSEETDCKTFEPKI; encoded by the coding sequence ATGGCTAAAGACGTGCTGTGCGAGGTAAACAGCTGCAAATATTGGGCTGCCGGCAACAAATGCAACGCTTCTTCTATTTATGTCGTAAATCGTCGAGGAAGACAAGCAAGCAACTCCGAAGAAACTGACTGTAAAACGTTCGAGCCCAAAATTTAA
- a CDS encoding NAD(P)/FAD-dependent oxidoreductase: MSKYDVIVVGAGPAGIFTCYELTLKAPHLNVLLVDKGHDIYRRSCPILEEKIQLCPPAIGRKEFAGCLPACSITNGFGGAGAYSDGKFNITTEFGGWLTDYLPPSQVLDLIQYVDRINLEHGATTNITDPTTETVRRIEQQGYAAGLKLLRAEVRHLGTEQNLEILQSIFEYLKTRIDMMHKTEVADLVTVKQDGRHVVKGIELKGGETIEADRVVIVPGRDGSAWLTEILKKRRLKMYNNQVDVGVRVETSDVVMREINEHLYEGKFIFNTSVGTRVRTFCSNPSGHVVVENHSGIMCANGHSYKDPKLGSKNTNFALLVSHTFTEPFDKPNEYAREICKRANDLSGGGVIVQKYGDILRGRRSTEKRIREGFLEPTLREGVPGDLGLVLPYNTMKSLIEMVEALDKVTPGIASDHTLFYGVEAKFYSARPKLDATLESEIAGLYCGGDGAGVTRGLAQAGAAGVHIARSIIARG, encoded by the coding sequence ATGAGCAAGTATGATGTCATTGTCGTTGGTGCAGGGCCTGCGGGAATTTTTACATGCTATGAGCTGACGTTGAAAGCCCCCCACCTTAACGTATTGTTAGTGGACAAAGGCCATGATATATACCGGCGGAGCTGTCCGATTCTGGAGGAGAAAATTCAATTATGCCCTCCGGCTATCGGCCGCAAAGAATTCGCCGGATGCTTGCCCGCCTGTTCCATCACGAACGGCTTCGGCGGAGCCGGCGCCTACAGTGACGGCAAATTCAACATTACGACCGAGTTCGGCGGCTGGCTGACCGATTATTTACCGCCGTCGCAGGTCCTTGATCTCATTCAATACGTGGACCGGATCAATTTGGAGCACGGCGCCACGACGAATATAACGGACCCGACGACGGAGACCGTGCGCCGGATCGAACAGCAGGGATATGCGGCAGGGCTGAAGCTGCTGCGTGCGGAAGTCCGCCACTTGGGGACGGAGCAGAACCTGGAGATTCTACAATCGATTTTTGAATACTTGAAGACGCGCATCGATATGATGCATAAGACCGAAGTGGCGGATCTCGTCACCGTGAAGCAGGACGGACGCCATGTCGTGAAGGGCATTGAGCTGAAGGGCGGCGAGACGATCGAAGCCGATCGCGTCGTTATCGTGCCGGGACGGGACGGGTCCGCTTGGCTGACGGAGATTTTGAAGAAGCGCCGCCTGAAAATGTACAACAACCAGGTCGATGTCGGCGTACGCGTCGAGACATCGGATGTCGTCATGCGCGAGATCAACGAGCATCTCTATGAAGGAAAGTTCATCTTCAACACGTCCGTAGGCACGCGGGTGCGCACATTCTGCAGCAATCCGTCCGGACACGTCGTGGTGGAGAACCACAGCGGCATTATGTGCGCGAACGGCCATTCTTACAAGGATCCGAAGCTCGGATCCAAAAATACGAACTTCGCTCTGCTCGTATCGCATACGTTCACGGAGCCGTTCGACAAGCCGAACGAATATGCCCGCGAAATCTGCAAGCGAGCCAACGATCTGTCCGGCGGAGGCGTCATTGTGCAGAAATACGGCGATATTCTCCGCGGGCGCCGCTCCACCGAGAAGCGCATCCGGGAAGGCTTCCTGGAGCCGACGCTGCGCGAAGGGGTTCCTGGCGATCTGGGTCTCGTGCTCCCATACAATACAATGAAGAGCCTCATCGAAATGGTGGAGGCGCTGGACAAGGTGACGCCGGGAATCGCTTCCGATCATACGCTGTTCTATGGCGTCGAGGCGAAGTTCTACTCGGCTCGCCCGAAGCTGGATGCGACGCTCGAATCGGAGATTGCCGGACTGTACTGCGGCGGGGACGGAGCCGGCGTCACCCGCGGGCTGGCGCAAGCCGGGGCGGCCGGAGTTCATATTGCCCGCAGCATTATTGCGAGAGGATAA
- a CDS encoding tetratricopeptide repeat protein: MTRNAHQEPVQDTPDTEPCPPAAQEQTPAADESNSACGREEYDQHTIRYLQQAIQRINQLYQKQKYQEALREAMQLQLEYPEHPTIMSLAAVVHKPVDPDKALDWAGEALRRDIHQPDAWRVRMGIYYDRGEWVAFETAARQLIAMAPDDPTPHLLLAQHQMRKGALEQAVLSLERCIDIEPAGLAYATYSYVLAQLERTAESKEAERQALAMEEEHAYTLMQLAWAADQRGEKNHSLRLMEKAVRLDPDDSQVREEYMDTLQKANLAFRLVWLPAQWFQKLNPWILFVIWVLFAYLKPVLLVAFVLLHVSTHWISRWYVNWKVYGRPWA, translated from the coding sequence ATGACGCGGAATGCGCATCAAGAGCCGGTTCAGGACACGCCAGACACCGAACCATGTCCTCCGGCAGCGCAGGAGCAGACCCCGGCGGCAGACGAATCGAATTCGGCCTGCGGCAGGGAAGAGTACGATCAACATACGATTCGATATTTGCAGCAGGCCATCCAGCGCATCAACCAGCTTTACCAGAAGCAGAAGTATCAGGAAGCGCTGCGGGAAGCCATGCAGCTGCAGTTGGAATACCCGGAGCATCCAACCATTATGTCGCTGGCTGCCGTCGTTCATAAGCCCGTCGATCCGGACAAAGCTCTCGATTGGGCGGGAGAAGCGCTGCGGCGGGATATTCATCAGCCGGACGCCTGGCGGGTGCGGATGGGCATCTATTATGACCGGGGAGAATGGGTTGCCTTCGAAACGGCAGCGAGGCAGCTGATCGCGATGGCGCCGGACGATCCGACGCCGCATCTGCTGCTCGCGCAGCACCAGATGCGCAAAGGCGCGCTGGAGCAGGCCGTCCTCTCGCTGGAGCGGTGCATCGATATCGAGCCGGCCGGACTCGCTTACGCCACATACAGCTATGTACTGGCGCAGCTGGAACGGACGGCGGAGTCGAAGGAAGCCGAACGCCAGGCATTGGCGATGGAAGAGGAGCATGCGTACACGCTGATGCAGCTCGCCTGGGCAGCCGACCAGCGCGGGGAGAAGAACCATTCGCTTCGCCTGATGGAGAAGGCGGTCCGCCTGGATCCGGACGATTCCCAAGTCCGTGAGGAGTATATGGATACGCTGCAGAAGGCCAACCTGGCCTTTCGCCTCGTCTGGCTGCCGGCCCAGTGGTTCCAGAAGCTGAACCCGTGGATATTGTTTGTGATTTGGGTCTTATTTGCTTATCTTAAACCGGTACTGCTCGTTGCCTTTGTCCTGCTTCATGTGTCGACACATTGGATTAGCCGGTGGTATGTCAATTGGAAAGTATACGGGCGGCCTTGGGCATAA